The following are encoded together in the Chaetodon trifascialis isolate fChaTrf1 chromosome 3, fChaTrf1.hap1, whole genome shotgun sequence genome:
- the LOC139329224 gene encoding major intrinsically disordered Notch2-binding receptor 1-like, with translation MANLQQEYSGVLLGILEELANMRQFLTFQDLCRMVSTRFDLEHLIELRSLLFAAASRDPCFPATLFRDRVSARGQGLSPIGVAADIVTIFNLIQMTGGATDDSQPMRAQAVLPVDQSPGPSLPGIHQLNIYGREKTRSHSDSSGRPIDQHLLFPRSNYSARKRASLPPDPISLVSSPPIRARAVSFDLPHTTLLYPSGQIPNEVMKNIYLPLETDSESSGDSAPVEVFEPEQGSSVDQRRNIFKKDFHNQPPLIPQVTINSDSPSPSSGQKGFDNQSFEMIPNPYPSPTTVHQSPEQRAKHESLDDLQDSTYFGPGSVPEWSPRHLQPPRTKRPIWSNKSHSLEDRISRESIGQGMESQGGQLPRRSTPAISSLGESSGGESGDSGLPSGGDVVKAQGTQTDPPDPRRLRSLVHADRLSFMTSLDDPEFGEDDISAIFRFLDDISMCGSTGVLHPSDGSSAINQDTPEARRGRLGQLQRLFHSLESSDDGLKASVCKLLLRMSQIERQLESLNDVKAEISQVLSALQRLDEKIQQPVSSGGQGSSGRWLEPLSGVSSFMSHPLTPSESSEPQPLSASGHLFPGTSTSSLDWSRWNTPGEQIESSKSQGDSKGRKEGKKDASSRRASKTQPEEKSVSDAKQPSVSTSARDWTVSFSKSKDGKASHGQADQSSSTANLLSHKSSNLVEQVFNSSLFRHKDSSLTGGLTSGKIMDPRLAEGRGRPIWTVDDREARVTPLDLQGQESLNPNNMEFWMDDIYTPGYDALLRRKEAGLRRAKVCKLLALIGTAVVIILIIVIPICTMGS, from the exons ATGGCTAACCTGCAGCAGGAATACTCTGGGGTCCTTCTGGGGATCCTGGAGGAACTGGCCAATATGCGCCAATTTCTGACCTTCCAGGACCTTTGTCGCATGGTCAGCACCCGCTTTGACCTGGAGCACCTCATCGAGCTCAGGAGTTTGCTGTTTGCGGCTGCCAGCCGGGACCCCTGTTTCCCAGCCACTCTCTTCAGAGACCGGGTTTCTGCCAGAGGCCAGGGGCTTTCACCCATAGGCGTCGCTGCTGATATTGTAACTATATTCAATCTTATTCAGATGACGGGTGGGGCTACTGATGACAGCCAACCAATGAGGGCCCAGGCGGTCCTCCCTGTCGACCAGTCTCCAGGCCCCAGTCTGCCTGGAATCCACCAGCTGAACATTTATGGTCGAGAGAAAACTCGTTCCCACTCTGACTCCAGTGGCAGGCCTATCGACCAGCACTTGCTGTTTCCAAGATCTAATTACTCTGCCCGCAAGCGAGCAAGTCTTCCCCCTGATCCGATCTCACTCGTGTCTTCCCCTCCAATCAGAGCGAGGGCTGTGTCTTTTGACTTGCCTCACACAACTCTTTTGTACCCTAGTGGTCAAATCCCCAACGAAGTCATGAAGAATATCTACCTGCCCTTGGAGACGGACAGTGAGTCTAGTGGAGATTCTGCGCCTGTGGAGGTGTTTGAACCTGAACAGGGATCATCTGTCGACCAGAGGAGAAACATCTTCAAAAAGGACTTCCATAACCAGCCGCCTCTGATACCCCAGGTGACCATTAACAGTGACTCTCCTAGCCCCAGCTCGGGGCAGAAAGGCTTCGACAATCAGAGCTTTGAAATGATCCCAAATCCTTACCCGTCACCAACTACAGTCCACCAATCGCCAGAGCAGCGTGCTAAACACGAGAGCCTTGATGACCTACAGGACTCAACTTACTTTGGACCTGGGTCAGTCCCAGAGTGGTCCCCCCGGCACCTTCAACCTCCCAGGACCAAGAGGCCCATCTGGAGCAACAAGAGTCACAGTCTAGAGGACCGGATAAGCCGGGAAAGCATTGGACAGGGGATGGAATCACAAGGGGGGCAACTTCCAAGACGATCAACCCCTGCTATCAGCAGTTTGGGAGAGTCCTCAGGAGGTGAGAGTGGGGATAGTGGATTGCCAAGTGGAGGTGATGTAGTCAAGGCTCAGGGAACCCAGACAGACCCACCGGACCCCCGGCGCCTCCGTAGCCTGGTGCACGCTGATCGCCTCTCTTTCATGACCTCATTAGACGACCCTGAGTTTGGTGAGGATGACATCAGTGCCATCTTTCGTTTCTTAGATGACATAAGCATGTGTGGTTCAACAGGAGTCCTGCATCCAAGTGATGGATCATCAGCCATTAACCAGGACACCCCCGAGGCCAGACGTGGCCGCTTAGGTCAACTCCAAAGGCTTTTCCACTCTTTGGAAAGCAGTGATGATGGGCTCAAGGCCAGTGTTTGTAAGCTGCTGCTCCGTATGAGCCAGATAGAAAGACAACTGGAGTCACTGAATGATGTTAAGGCTGAGATTTCTCAGGTACTCTCGGCCCTGCAGCGACTGGATGAAAAGATCCAGCAGCCTGTCAGTAGTGGTGGACAAGGCAGTAGTGGGAGATGGCTGGAGCCTCTCAGTGGTGTCTCTTCCTTCATGAGCCATCCTCTAACCCCATCTGAGTCATCCGAGCCTCAGCCTCTGTCTGCATCTGGGCATCTGTTTCCTGGGACCAGCACTAGTAGTCTGGACTGGAGTCGGTGGAACACTCCTGGGGAGCAAATAGAAAGCAGCAAAAGCCAGGGTGATTcaaaagggaggaaagaggggaagaaGGATGCGTCGTCACGCCGTGCCTCCAAAACCCAGCCAGAGGAGAAAAGTGTCTCTGATGCCAAACAGCCCAGTGTTTCTACCTCTGCAAGAGACTGGACAGTGTCATTCTCGAAAAGTAAAGATGGCAAAGCCTCACATGGACAG GCAGATCAATCCAGCAGCACAGCTAATCTACTCTCCCATAAATCCTCCAACCTGGTGGAACAAGTGTTTAACTCATCCCTGTTCCGTCACAAAGACAGCAGCCTCACAGGTGGGCTAACCTCTGGGAAGATCATGGACCCCAGACTGgctgaggggagagggaggccCATATGGACCGTAGACGACAGAGAAGCACGAGTCACCCCTTTGGATTTACAA GGCCAGGAGTCTCTGAACCCCAACAACATGGAGTTCTGGATGGACGACATCTACACTCCAGGCTACGATGCTCTACTCAGGCGTAAGGAGGCTGGCCTCCGCCGGGCCAAGGTCTGCAAGCTGCTTGCACTCATTGGCACTGCAGTGGTTATCATTCTGATCATCGTCATTCCCATTTGCACCATGGGGTCATGA